A portion of the Natronococcus sp. AD-5 genome contains these proteins:
- a CDS encoding winged helix-turn-helix domain-containing protein, translating to MKLRQPTDFLILEELEDKGRNVATNLAAHTGKSRKNINTRLPVLEDYGLVRKIGPAERSGLYEITSLGKAALVYRDQYDEADDFEDLIEGPSAEADGEHGNGQVSFARGESEDDDE from the coding sequence GTGAAATTACGACAACCAACTGACTTCCTGATTCTCGAGGAACTCGAGGATAAGGGGCGCAACGTCGCGACTAACCTGGCCGCCCACACCGGAAAGAGCCGCAAGAACATCAACACGAGACTGCCGGTGCTCGAGGACTACGGCCTCGTTCGAAAGATCGGGCCGGCCGAACGATCGGGGCTGTACGAGATCACCTCGCTGGGAAAGGCGGCGCTCGTCTACCGCGACCAGTACGACGAGGCCGACGACTTCGAGGACCTCATCGAAGGACCCAGCGCCGAGGCGGACGGTGAACACGGCAACGGCCAGGTCAGTTTCGCTCGCGGCGAGAGCGAAGACGACGACGAGTAA
- the otsB gene encoding trehalose-phosphatase — protein sequence MSERETRPIDELVPQLRTELTDAAELLLCLDFDGTLAPIVEEPDEAEPTRAVTEALETVTTDPDVTTAVVSGRGLADVRRRVDGPRIYAGNHGLELVRGGSVAVHPVARRRAERVDAVCEALERDLESVPNARIENKRLTATVHFRSVPPSDQPQVERLTYDAVDRFGGDDLEVSTGKQILEIGPDIPWGKGNAVELIMADLPDEAVPVYIGDDVTDESAFRAVEPEGIGVRVGGDEPTAASGRVRSPAQVASLLEWFGTTGVEHVRGRSIRSRMRVADSR from the coding sequence ATGTCGGAACGCGAGACGCGACCGATAGACGAGTTGGTGCCGCAGCTCCGGACGGAGCTGACCGACGCCGCGGAGTTGCTCCTGTGTCTCGACTTCGACGGGACGCTCGCGCCGATCGTCGAGGAGCCGGACGAGGCGGAGCCGACGCGGGCCGTCACCGAGGCGCTCGAGACCGTCACGACGGACCCGGACGTGACGACCGCAGTCGTCAGCGGCCGGGGGCTCGCGGACGTGCGCCGGCGCGTCGACGGACCCCGGATCTACGCCGGCAACCACGGACTCGAACTCGTTCGCGGCGGATCGGTCGCCGTCCACCCGGTCGCGCGTAGACGCGCCGAACGCGTCGACGCGGTCTGCGAAGCGCTCGAGCGCGACCTCGAGTCCGTACCGAACGCTCGCATCGAGAACAAGCGGCTGACCGCGACGGTTCACTTTCGGTCGGTCCCGCCGAGCGATCAGCCGCAGGTCGAGCGACTCACGTACGACGCGGTCGACCGGTTCGGCGGCGACGACCTCGAGGTATCGACGGGCAAGCAAATCCTCGAAATCGGGCCGGACATCCCCTGGGGTAAGGGGAACGCGGTCGAACTGATCATGGCGGATCTTCCCGACGAGGCGGTCCCGGTCTACATCGGCGACGACGTCACCGACGAGTCGGCGTTCCGGGCGGTCGAGCCGGAGGGGATCGGCGTGCGAGTCGGCGGCGACGAGCCGACCGCGGCGTCCGGTCGCGTCCGCTCGCCGGCGCAGGTCGCCTCGCTGCTCGAGTGGTTCGGCACGACCGGCGTCGAACACGTTCGCGGACGGTCGATCCGTTCGCGGATGCGGGTCGCCGATAGCCGGTAG
- a CDS encoding alpha,alpha-trehalose-phosphate synthase (UDP-forming) yields MRLTEQRLPERFADKPRTDGGTRSSDDSDDDIGSSCPGSLIVVSNRQPYRHEYEDDGPETAADADGTAGGSTGGAAERSIAVDEPAGGLTAGLDPIVQEANGTWIAWGDGGADFDVTDENDCVTVPPGEDAYTLHRIDLSEEAVDSYYYGFSNQVLWPLCHEFPDLIEDDDWSNDFAWYRTVNERFADAVAEHATDESVVWIQDYHFALAPRMIRERVPTEATIAHFWHIPWPTPQTFARCPNGEQILEGLLGNDLLGFHVEQYATLFLDAVEEFLTDAVVDRDESLVRYDGTTTQLVTSAMGIDAESYDRDARSVDDERATSLLERYDIPADTTLALGFDRLDYSKGIPERLSAIERFLERSPERHGEFTFFQKATPSRTGIPAYQRLGELVRSEVERINTRFGTDDWQPIVYTEDYVPHEDLCALYRRADVMVISPLLDGMNLVAQEYVASSVDGDGVLLLSDRTGAHERLGATTLTIDPTDTDAFATQLETALSMPAEERHRRMNALRNRVFDADLGSWMRSQFEEIRRVHADIESDEGDGDGGSNSNRDTDAQTPPV; encoded by the coding sequence ATGCGACTCACGGAGCAGCGACTGCCGGAGAGATTCGCGGATAAACCACGAACCGACGGCGGAACGCGATCCAGCGACGACTCCGACGACGACATCGGGTCGAGCTGTCCCGGATCGCTGATCGTCGTTTCGAACCGGCAGCCGTATCGGCACGAATACGAGGACGACGGGCCGGAAACCGCGGCGGACGCCGACGGTACGGCCGGCGGTTCGACCGGCGGGGCCGCCGAGCGATCGATCGCCGTCGACGAACCGGCCGGCGGCCTGACCGCCGGGCTCGATCCGATCGTCCAGGAGGCTAACGGAACCTGGATCGCCTGGGGCGACGGCGGCGCTGACTTCGACGTCACGGACGAGAACGACTGCGTTACCGTCCCGCCGGGCGAGGACGCGTACACGCTTCACCGCATCGACCTCTCCGAGGAGGCGGTCGACTCCTACTACTACGGCTTCAGCAACCAGGTGCTCTGGCCGCTGTGTCACGAGTTCCCCGACCTGATCGAGGACGACGACTGGTCGAACGACTTCGCGTGGTACCGGACCGTCAACGAGCGCTTCGCCGACGCCGTCGCGGAACACGCGACCGACGAGTCGGTCGTCTGGATCCAGGACTACCACTTCGCGCTCGCGCCGCGGATGATCCGCGAGCGCGTTCCGACGGAGGCGACGATCGCACACTTCTGGCACATCCCCTGGCCGACGCCGCAGACGTTCGCACGGTGTCCGAACGGCGAGCAGATCCTCGAGGGGCTGCTCGGGAACGACCTGCTGGGGTTCCACGTCGAGCAGTACGCCACCCTCTTCCTCGACGCGGTCGAGGAGTTCCTCACCGACGCGGTCGTCGATCGCGACGAGAGCCTCGTCCGCTACGACGGAACGACGACGCAGCTCGTCACGTCCGCGATGGGGATCGACGCCGAGTCGTACGACCGGGACGCCCGATCGGTCGACGACGAGCGGGCGACGTCGCTGCTCGAGCGCTACGACATCCCCGCCGACACGACCCTCGCACTCGGCTTCGATCGCCTCGACTACTCGAAGGGGATTCCGGAGCGGCTCTCGGCGATCGAGCGCTTCCTCGAGCGGAGTCCGGAGCGCCACGGCGAGTTCACGTTCTTCCAGAAGGCGACCCCTTCTCGAACCGGCATCCCCGCCTACCAACGGCTCGGCGAACTGGTCCGGAGCGAGGTCGAACGCATCAACACTCGGTTCGGGACCGACGACTGGCAGCCGATCGTCTACACCGAAGACTACGTTCCCCACGAGGATCTCTGCGCGCTGTACCGGCGAGCGGACGTGATGGTCATCAGCCCGCTGCTCGACGGGATGAACCTCGTCGCACAGGAGTACGTCGCGTCGAGCGTCGACGGCGACGGCGTCCTGCTGCTGAGCGACCGCACCGGCGCCCACGAGCGACTCGGGGCCACCACGCTGACGATCGACCCGACCGACACCGACGCATTCGCCACGCAACTCGAGACCGCGTTATCGATGCCGGCCGAGGAACGCCACCGCCGGATGAACGCGCTCCGCAACCGGGTGTTCGACGCCGATCTCGGGTCGTGGATGCGGAGCCAGTTCGAGGAGATCAGGCGGGTTCACGCGGATATCGAGTCGGACGAGGGCGATGGGGACGGAGGATCGAACTCGAATCGAGATACGGACGCGCAGACGCCACCGGTGTAG
- a CDS encoding M24 family metallopeptidase, with protein sequence MHPPFDARIDACRRRLEDAGADLLVCFPSPNLAYLTGFAESPSERHLLLFVPRAGSPALVAPTMYEERLEALGVPGLRLWDDEDDPLAPVERALGDYALEADGDAPTVLLDDRMWTTFNRDLRALLPEAEFGLASTVLEPLRIRKDEVERDALRRAGEIADRVSLEIRSRGEDLVGTTEAELAAEIDSLLAAEGGGEPAFETIVAAGPNGARPHHHGGDREIRRGDPIVLDFGAFVDAGLEAGAARYPGDQTRTIVVGEPPAEYERIHEVVAEAQQAAVEAVEPGVEASEIDRVARAVIEEAGYGDAFVHRTGHGVGLEVHEPPYVVDGNDRELEPGMAFSVEPGIYLEGQFGVRIEDLVVVTEDGCERLNDSPRDWAIGDRVRQ encoded by the coding sequence ATGCACCCACCGTTCGACGCCCGCATCGACGCCTGCCGGCGCCGCCTCGAGGACGCCGGCGCGGACCTGCTCGTCTGCTTTCCGAGTCCGAACCTCGCCTACCTCACCGGCTTCGCCGAGTCGCCGTCCGAACGCCACCTACTGCTGTTCGTACCGCGAGCCGGCTCGCCCGCCCTCGTCGCGCCGACGATGTACGAAGAACGGCTCGAGGCCCTCGGCGTTCCCGGCCTCCGGCTCTGGGACGACGAGGACGATCCGCTCGCGCCCGTCGAGCGGGCGCTCGGGGACTACGCGCTCGAGGCCGACGGCGACGCGCCGACCGTGCTCCTCGACGACCGCATGTGGACGACGTTCAACCGGGACCTGCGCGCGCTGCTCCCCGAGGCCGAGTTCGGCCTGGCGAGTACCGTCCTCGAGCCGCTACGAATCCGCAAGGACGAGGTCGAACGCGACGCCCTCCGGCGGGCGGGAGAGATCGCCGACCGCGTCTCGCTCGAGATCCGCTCGCGCGGCGAGGACCTCGTCGGAACGACCGAAGCCGAACTCGCCGCGGAGATCGATTCGCTGCTCGCGGCCGAAGGCGGCGGCGAACCGGCGTTCGAGACGATCGTCGCCGCGGGGCCGAACGGCGCGCGGCCGCACCACCACGGCGGCGACCGCGAGATCCGGCGCGGCGATCCGATCGTGCTCGACTTCGGCGCGTTCGTCGACGCCGGCCTCGAGGCCGGCGCGGCCCGCTACCCCGGCGACCAGACCCGGACGATCGTCGTCGGCGAGCCGCCAGCCGAGTACGAACGGATCCACGAGGTCGTCGCCGAGGCGCAGCAGGCCGCCGTGGAGGCCGTCGAGCCCGGCGTCGAGGCCAGCGAGATCGACCGCGTCGCCCGCGCCGTGATCGAGGAGGCCGGCTACGGCGACGCGTTCGTCCACCGGACCGGCCACGGCGTCGGCCTCGAGGTCCACGAGCCGCCCTACGTCGTCGACGGCAACGACCGCGAACTCGAGCCGGGGATGGCGTTCAGCGTCGAACCCGGGATCTACCTCGAGGGGCAGTTCGGCGTCCGGATCGAGGACCTCGTCGTCGTCACCGAGGACGGCTGCGAGCGGCTGAACGACTCGCCCCGAGACTGGGCGATCGGAGACCGAGTACGGCAGTAG
- a CDS encoding DUF5795 family protein: protein MSENRVVQGRMVTAEKLAELIEGDSVMEVDSIEEADRECPDCGGNVLKVGYMPSVTEFVTGWKCQDCDWNETDRD, encoded by the coding sequence GTGAGCGAGAATCGCGTCGTTCAGGGGCGAATGGTTACGGCCGAGAAACTCGCGGAGCTGATCGAGGGCGACTCCGTCATGGAGGTCGACTCGATCGAGGAGGCCGACAGGGAGTGTCCCGACTGTGGCGGCAACGTCCTGAAGGTCGGCTACATGCCCTCCGTCACCGAGTTCGTCACGGGCTGGAAGTGCCAGGACTGCGACTGGAACGAGACCGACAGGGACTGA